DNA sequence from the Arthrobacter jinronghuae genome:
CTCCGGGCAGCTGTTCCGTCTCGTGGCTGACGGCGGAGGCCAGCACCTGGGGATCACACACGGTGATGCCGTGTGCAGGGTCTTCCTGCAGTCGAAATGTCCCTGCCGGCCGGGACCGGGGAACCTGGGCCACAAGCCACCACAGGCCCAGGACGCCCAGGATCACTCCGGCAAGCAGCATGCCCCACGGCACGTACTCCCCGGCCAGGAACCCCTGGCCGTCGGTTTCGGACAGCACCCGGTCCGAACGGCCCGGGCTGCCGCCGATGAAGCGCTCCAGGCCTCCGGCGGCAATAAGTGCTGCCAGCACTCCGGCAGCAAGGAAAAGGACCCCAAGGATTATCAGCCACGTCCGGTTGGCTTTTCCTGAATGGTGCCTCATTGCCCTGCCTTCCTCTGCTGGTCCCGGCTGTCAGTCCCGCGTTCGAATGGTTGCCGTGACTTCCGGCACCGGATCCAGTCCGGTGGCGGCAAGGCGTGAGCGCACCCCGTCCACCACCCAGTGCTGCAAATCGGTGGTGCCGTGCAGCGCCGTCGTCACGTCCAGATGGACCTTGCGTGAGGACGCCGTCGCGGAGGCGGAGGCGACCCCGTCAATGTGGTCGCAGGTGGATGCCGCTAATCGCGCGACTGCGCGCCGGCTCATCACCACGGTTTCCCCGCCCCGGACCGACGGAACGCCGCCCGATTCCCCTGCTCCGGGCAGCCCCGGCATATTCACCGGTTTTGCCCGCAGCGGCAGCGCGGAGAAGTCCCCTGGGAGCATCCCGCACAGCAGCAGGATCACCCCGATCAGGAGCAGCACTACGGCACCGGTCCAACCCCGGGTGCTGTCCCAGCCGGTCTCAGAAAGCCAACGCACCGGTTCCGTCACGAACGCCGGCCAACTCCCCTGAATGAGGCGGGCGACGGCGGCCCAAACCAGCCCCACACCGAGCGCCAGCATCACGATCGCCGAAATTGTTGCGGGAACGGAGCGGCTGGGCCTGCGCCGCATGGACACCGGCGGCGGGATCTTCGCGCTCATTGCAGTTTCCTTCGACCGCGCGGATCCCGCTGCGGCGGCTTCAGCCAGGAAACCGTAATGTCCACCTGCCTCACCTGCACTCCGGTCAGCTCGGTGACCCGCTCCGTGATCCGGCGGCGCAGTTGTTCGGTTGTCTGACGCAGCGGCATCGGATACGGCAGCCCCACGGTGACCTTGAGGCTGGCGACATTTCCGGCCAACTCCACACTGGCATCCGGCCGTGCCGACAGATCCGCGCGGCTGCCGATACCGAGGAACCCTCCGGAGCTTCCACCCGCAAACGTCTCATCCCGGGCTACCTGGCTGGCCGTTTTCTCCAGCACCCGCCGGGCCAGGACGGTTTCCCCGCGGTCATCGACATCCCGCCCCGAAGGCAGCGACGGCGGCGCCGTGGGAATGCTCATCGGCTTGACGCTTTACCGAGCATCCCGGCGACGTCCACCTTCCCATCCGCCACCAACCCCACCAGCAGCCCGATCAGGCCGAACAGCAGCGTAATGAGGAAGGCCAGCCAACCGCCGAAGGCCAGCACGATTCCCAGCACCAGCCCGATTAACAAACACCACCGCGTTCCGGACATGGAGTCCTCCTTCTGCTTGTTGTACGGCCCTTACTCCAGGCTCTTGGACTGGCTGGAGGGCTGCTGGTCGTCCTGGTCCTCGTTCTCGTCCGGCAGGTGGACATCGGTGACATTCACGTTCACCTCCAGCACTTCCAGGCCGGTGGCGTTTTCCACGGACCGGATGACGTTGCGCCGGATACCCTGGCTCACCTCCACCACGGAGAAGCCGTACTCCACCACGATGCTGACGTCGATCGCCGCCTGGCGTTCACCCTTTTCCACCGTGACGCCGTTGCTGACGTTGGTCTGCGAACCCGGGATCCGTTCGGTCATGGAACTGAAAGCCCGCCGGGCGGCATTGCCCATGGCATAAACCCCCGGTACCTCGCGGGTGGCCATGCCGGCCAGCTTCTGCACCACGGTTTCCTCGATGGTGGTGTCGCCCCGGGGTGTGTGCAGCGGCCCGGTCCGGCGCTCGGCGTCAACCGACGACGACGCCGGGGAGCCGCCCTGCCCCTGGGGCGAGCCCTGCCCCTGGGGCGAGCCCTGCCCGGTCTGCATACTCTGGGCACCCTGCGGATTGGCCGTAGCGGACGTTGCCCCCGCTGCCTTTGATGGATCTGCCATGAGAATCGTCTCCTGCGTTCATTGCGGATGCACCGCGCGCGTCCCTTACAGAGTTAATGACGTGCCCAGACCTGGATCGTCACGGCAAACCCCGAACTTCGACTGCCTTTGGCCCAGTCCGTCCTGAGGTTATTCCGTTATGGCTCCCGTTCTGGGACACTCAACCCACGTCCGGCCGCTGCCGGACGGGACAGGGACACCATGGCAGGATCCGAGCTGCCGCATGCGGCGTATTACGGTATGAGTTCCCCGCGCGCCGGGTCAGGGAACGGTCCCGCCGACGAGGCGGCCCTGGTCGCACTGGCCCGCGGAGGAGACCTGCCCGCCTTCGAGTACCTTGTGGCCATTTACCAGCGCAGGTTGTTCCGGCTCGCCTACCGCATGCTTCGGGACCGCGGTGATGCAGAGGACGTCGTCCAGGACACGCTGACGGCCGGCTGGCGGATGCTCCCGACCTTGACCCGGGAGGAAGCCTTCGGCGGCTGGGTCTACCGGACGGCGACCAACCGCTGCCTGGATGTGCTTCGGC
Encoded proteins:
- a CDS encoding alkaline shock response membrane anchor protein AmaP, with protein sequence MRHHSGKANRTWLIILGVLFLAAGVLAALIAAGGLERFIGGSPGRSDRVLSETDGQGFLAGEYVPWGMLLAGVILGVLGLWWLVAQVPRSRPAGTFRLQEDPAHGITVCDPQVLASAVSHETEQLPGVVGSTVRLRGSADEPDLAMKVTVNSDADVQGVIARIQQEVVPHLVSALEVPLNTFGLEIDASNKAGAPGGGATVSSRGTVVY
- a CDS encoding DUF6286 domain-containing protein, with the protein product MSAKIPPPVSMRRRPSRSVPATISAIVMLALGVGLVWAAVARLIQGSWPAFVTEPVRWLSETGWDSTRGWTGAVVLLLIGVILLLCGMLPGDFSALPLRAKPVNMPGLPGAGESGGVPSVRGGETVVMSRRAVARLAASTCDHIDGVASASATASSRKVHLDVTTALHGTTDLQHWVVDGVRSRLAATGLDPVPEVTATIRTRD
- a CDS encoding Asp23/Gls24 family envelope stress response protein produces the protein MSIPTAPPSLPSGRDVDDRGETVLARRVLEKTASQVARDETFAGGSSGGFLGIGSRADLSARPDASVELAGNVASLKVTVGLPYPMPLRQTTEQLRRRITERVTELTGVQVRQVDITVSWLKPPQRDPRGRRKLQ
- a CDS encoding Asp23/Gls24 family envelope stress response protein — translated: MADPSKAAGATSATANPQGAQSMQTGQGSPQGQGSPQGQGGSPASSSVDAERRTGPLHTPRGDTTIEETVVQKLAGMATREVPGVYAMGNAARRAFSSMTERIPGSQTNVSNGVTVEKGERQAAIDVSIVVEYGFSVVEVSQGIRRNVIRSVENATGLEVLEVNVNVTDVHLPDENEDQDDQQPSSQSKSLE